One Miscanthus floridulus cultivar M001 unplaced genomic scaffold, ASM1932011v1 fs_308_2_3, whole genome shotgun sequence DNA window includes the following coding sequences:
- the LOC136531240 gene encoding cytochrome P450 CYP72A616-like → MDDDVVAAAAALPSPWSLFQGLLALLIAWGSYQAAETFWLRPRRLDRALRAQGLTGTEYCFPAGDLKENARLNDEARSRSMPLCHDVVPRVMPHLFNTVKEHGDICITWFGPIPRVVITEAELIRDILSNKSGHFEKFIANKRLIKMLALGIASHDGEKWAKHRRILNPAFHLEKLKRMLPAFSTCCTELIDRWENKLAGSDGSYELDIWPEFQNLTGDVISRTAFGSSFMEGRRIFQLQGEQAERLIKAFQYMYIPGFMFFPTQNNRRMNEINREIEGTLRGMIEKRERAIENGEASGNDLLGLLLQSNMESGKGSLSMSTEDVIEECKLFYFAGMETTSVLLTWTLVILGMHPEWQDRAREEVLSVFGKDKQPNFDGLGRLKTVTMILYEVLRLYPPAVTLNRRTFKDMKIGGISYPAGVILELPIIVVHHNPDVWGKDAHEFKPERFAEGISKATKDQPAFFPFGWGPRICIGQNFALLEAKMALSMILQRFEFQLSPSYTHAPYTVLTLHPQHGAPIIFKKI, encoded by the exons ATGGACGACGACGTCGTAGCAGCTGCAGCAGCTTTGCCATCACCGTGGAGCCTGTTCCAGGGGCTCCTTGCCCTGCTGATCGCGTGGGGGAGCTACCAGGCCGCGGAGACATTCTGGCTGCGGCCCCGGCGGCTCGATCGGGCGCTCCGGGCACAGGGGCTTACCGGCACTGAGTACTGCTTCCCGGCCGGCGACCTCAAGGAGAACGCTAGGCTCAACGACGAGGCACGATCGAGGTCTATGCCGTTGTGCCATGACGTAGTTCCCCGTGTGATGCCGCATCTCTTCAACACAGTTAAGGAGCACG GCGACATTTGTATCACCTGGTTCGGACCAATTCCCAGGGTAGTTATCACGGAGGCAGAGTTAATCAGAGACATCCTATCAAACAAGTCTGGCCACTTCGAGAAGTTCATCGCGAACAAGCGTCTTATAAAAATGCTCGCCCTTGGGATTGCGAGTCACGATGGTGAGAAATGGGCAAAACACAGAAGGATCCTGAACCCCGCATTCCATCTCGAAAAGCTCAAG CGCATGCTGCCGGCGTTCTCGACGTGCTGTACTGAGCTTATAGATCGCTGGGAGAACAAGCTCGCTGGTTCTGACGGATCATATGAACTGGATATCTGGCCGGAGTTTCAGAACCTCACTGGAGACGTGATCTCCCGCACGGCATTTGGCAGCAGCTTCATGGAAGGGCGAAGGATCTTCCAACTTCAGGGCGAGCAAGCAGAGCGGCTAATCAAGGCCTTCCAGTATATGTACATCCCTGGCTTCAT GTTCTTCCCGACACAGAACAATCGGAGGATGAACGAGATCAACAGGGAAATCGAAGGGACTCTAAGGGGCATGATCGAGAAGAGGGAGCGTGCAATCGAAAACGGCGAAGCGAGCGGCAATGACTTGCTCGGTTTGCTACTGCAGTCGAACATGGAGAGCGGGAAAGGCAGCCTGAGCATGAGCACCGAGGACGTGATTGAGGAGTGCAAGCTCTTCTACTTCGCGGGGATGGAAACCACGTCGGTGCTGCTCACGTGGACGCTCGTCATCCTAGGCATGCACCCAGAGTGGCAGGACCGTGCGAGGGAGGAGGTCCTTAGCGTGTTCGGCAAGGACAAGCAGCCCAATTTCGACGGCCTAGGTCGACTCAAAACG GTGACCATGATACTATACGAGGTGCTCAGGCTGTATCCACCGGCAGTGACGCTAAACCGAAGAACATTCAAAGACATGAAGATTGGAGGCATCTCCTACCCTGCAGGGGTAATCCTCGAGCTTCCCATAATCGTCGTCCACCACAATCCTGATGTCTGGGGGAAGGACGCACATGAGTTCAAGCCAGAGAGGTTCGCTGAGGGGATCTCAAAGGCGACCAAGGACCAACCAGCATTCTTCCCCTTCGGGTGGGGGCCGAGGATCTGTATCGGGCAGAACTTTGCGCTGCTTGAGGCCAAGATGGCTTTGAGCATGATCCTCCAGCGCTTCGAGTTCCAACTGTCGCCTTCGTACACGCATGCACCGTACACTGTCCTGACGCTGCATCCTCAGCATGGCGCGCCAATTATATTCAAGAAGATCTGA